GATTCCACGATCGTGGACACCGATTCCAATCATCGGGAAAAAGTGTCCACGATCGCGTCGGAATCGCTGTCCACGATCAATCGGAATGACTGTCCACGATCGATTGGAATGGGTGTCCACGATGGGTCGGAATATGCATTACTCATTTGTGAGCAGGGCTGACCCGCTGGTCTTGGCAAGGGACGTACGTGAAGATTTCAGATCCGGCAACATCATTCGGGTGTAAAATCGCATCTTTAATCGACTCTAGGATCTCGGCAGTTGCAGCAGACGAGCGAAGCTGACATAAGATCCCCATATCAGAAGCAGGATCCGTACCAGGGAATACGACAAAATCGCAGTTGGTTTTTCTTATCCATCAAGGTGGCCAAAGTGGCAATGTCCCTCATGAATGGGATGTGACCGATGCTAAAGAACATATCTCTCGTCGATGATCTTCGATCCCTCGCCCGCAGGAGGATGAATCCATTAGAATTCAAGAGCGTTCCCGCGAGCAGTTCTTCTGAGCTGCCGCCGGAAGAGGGATGGCAGGTGCACCGGCAAGGCAAGTCAGCCCTGCGGCTGTCGCGACCAAAGGCCAAGAGTGTCTCCCTGGAAGATCGCGTCTGGTGCCTTCTCTACAGACTCGGTTTTACCCACCTCTCAGGAGATGGGGGCGCGCAGCTCGAACTGGACGAAAAGAGCGAGAGCGGCACATATAACCAGATTGATGTGGTGGGGCTGGATCCCGAAGTGGCACTGGCCATCGAGTGTAAATCCGCGGAGATCCCACGAAAATACGCGGAGTTTCAGAAAGACCTTGCGAAGCATGCTCTAATCCGAGAAAGGTTTATTCGCGCGGTCTCCCGTCAGTTTCCCCTAGAGTACAAGAGAGTTCCAATCCTCGTCATGTTTACCTCCGACCTGATCCTGGGTGAGAACGACCCCGAGAGGGCAAACAAGGAAAAGGTTGTCCTGCTAAACGAGAAGGACCTTGACTACTACGAGCACGTGGCGTCACACCTCGGCCCAGCCGCAAAATACCAGCTCTTTGCCGACTTGCTCTCTGGAAAACAGATCTACGGTCTAGAGAAGAGAATCCCAGCCCTCCAGAGTAGACTGGGAAAGTATACCTGCTACACGTTTCCGATTGCGCCAGAGTACCTGCTTAAGATAGCCTACGTCTCCCACCGGGCCAAGGGCAAGGCAACAGACGTAAACGCCTACCAACGCATGATCAAGAAGAGCCGTCTTAAGAGAATAAAGGAGTACATCAATGCGAACGGCATCTTCCCAACAAACATCGTTATAAGCCTTGAAGGGAAGGGAACCGTGCAGTTCGAGCCCGCGCAGAACGTCGGGAGAAAGGAGGTCGCGAGACCTGGCACTCTAATCCTCAAACCCTCTTATCGATGTGCCTGGATCATCGATGGACAGCACAGGCTCTTTGCATACTCTGGCCTTGAAAGGGCGAAGACCAGCCACCTCAGCATACTGGCCTTTGAGGGGCTGCCCCCCAGTAAACAAGCGCAGTTGTTCATAGACATTAATCACGAGCAAAAAAGTGTCAAGAGAAGCCTCCTACAAGAGCTTTACGCCGAATTGAACTGGGATGCGGAAGACGAGGAGAAGCGAGTGACCGCAATTGCATCCAAGGCCGTTCAAGCACTCGATGCCGACGACGAATCCCCGTTCTATGGGCGCGTCCTCCTCGCCGACGAGACTCGAACCGATGTCCGCTGCATAACCCTAGAAAACTTGTTTCGTAACCTCAACCAGCCGGGGATGTTTATTGTAAAAAGGGGCGTGGAATACGGCCCCTTGTGGACAGGAGAAAACGACGGTACCCTCAAGCGCACGATTCAAGTAATCAACGGTTGGTTCGGGTTCATTCGGAACGCGGTTCCGGACTGGTGGGACGCGGGGGCGGCTGACAGCGGCGGCCTTTCAATGAACGATGGGGTCAGTGTCTGCATGGGCCTCCTGCGCGCGGTATTCCAACATTTGTCGGACAAGAAGCACCTCAAGCTCATACAGCTCTCGACGAGAGAGCTGCTCGAAAAACTCGAACCGTTTGGGATGGCACTTGGCGAGCACTTCGCCGGATATTCAGCAGAGCAGCGCGGACAATTTCGGTCAGGCGCTCGAGGCAATCAGGGGCTGACGGCCACCCGGCGCAAGTGCGAAAAGACGCTCCACGACAAGTTCCCGGACTTTGAGCCGCATGGCTTGCTCGAGGCACTCAAACTCCAGGAGGCTCAGACGAACAAGCAGGCTTACGAGCTGATTCAGTCCCTCGAGCCAAGACTCCAGCAATTCATGATCGATACCCTGAAGCAGGCCTACGGGGTGGATGAAGACAGGTGGTGGTACGAGGGAGTGCCAGAGCCGATACGCAAGAGGGCAACGGAGCAGCTTGAGGAAGCACAAGGGAAAGGAAAGAAGGAGCATTACCTCACTCTGATCCAGTTCCGTACTATTGCCGAAAGCAATTGGGACCTCTTCAAGGACACCCTAGCCTTCGGCAAGTCCGGCAATAAGCACCTCAAGACCGAATGGATGCAAAAAGTGAACGAGTTGCGCAACGTCGTGATGCATCCAGCCAAGCAACAGACGATTACCTTCGAGCAACTGGCCCAGCTGCGCGATTATGATGAGGCTCTAACGAACAAACTGAAAGGCGGAGATACTAGCCCGGAGAGCGAGGCGGAATAACCCCCAGAACTGCCTACTTCAGTTCCCTAACTCCTAAACACCAACAGCACCTCTTTTGCGAGCCCACGTTTCTCGGACCTCGGGCACACCGTACTGCTCCTGCTCACAGAGAGGACCTCCGGACAGCGGTACAGATCGAGAACCTCATCATTAGCTGCGTTGCTGACGATCACTGTCGCGCCTCGCTTCACGAGGCGTCGGCACAGGGCCGCAAGTCGCCTCTGGTCATCCCATGAGAAATTGCGTTCGTTATATCTAACGAAACCATTGTTGTTGTGAGCGACTGTATAGGTGGGATCACAATACACCAGATCTCCACCGCGGGCCCCCGCAAGGCCGTCCTCAAAGTCCCCCACGCAAATCTCTGCGCTTCTGAGCGAACGCGATGCGTCGACAAGAAGGCCATCTTCCCAAAGTGGCGCCGGAGTCCGCTGTCCACCTCCAAAAGGCACGTTAAACCTGCCCTTCTGATTGAGGCGATAAATCCCTCCGAACGAGGTCCGATTCAGATACAGAAACCGGACAGCCCGGTCCACCCGATTCCTTGGTTCCGTCTCGCGAAGATGATTGTATGTGGCCTGATCCACGGACAGTTCCTTGAGCCTTCGGATTAGCTCCTGGGGTCTGCACCTAACTTGGATGTATGTACTAATGAGGTCGGCGTTGATGTCGGACAACGTCGCAACCTCGGGCTGTAAGGCGAAAAAAACGGCACCGCCGCCAAGGAATGGCTCGAAGTATCTGCGGTATCCGCGGCAGCCGAGCGCCGACGCGACATAACGCGTGAGCCAGCGTTTCCCGCCGGGCCACTTCAGAAAGGGCTTCACAGGCTTCCTTTGCGCCTCGGCCATTGCCATACCGGCATTCCCCTTGGTCTATTGTTAGGGCCGCACTTGGAGACCAGGCAACTGGAGGCGAAAGGAATTCGCTTTTCGAGACCAGCGGAACCGAGCCCTGCCGCGGCACCACCCACTGGCCCCGCCCCCAGCGCCTAGATCCCGGACAGCTCCCGGCTGTGCGGTGCCGTGTCAGCCAACGGCCCTGTGGATACCGTAGGCCTTGGCCACATGTCAAGCAGCAATTTTCGATGGCGGTCCCTCACTCCTCGTGAACGCGAGCTGGTGGTGGCAAGAGAAGCGGTGGGAAGGCACCCGTCTCGTCTGAAGTGCTCAGCATCCTGCCCCTCGGCTCCAACGGAGCGGCAACGGTCCGTGCACTCATGTAGTTTCGCGAAGGGCCCATTTATTTCAGGAAATCTCTGGTCGCTAGAAAATCTCTCGGAGGGGCGAGATGACTTGTGGATGGCAGTGAAATCTATGCCATGCCATTATTGCGTCGAACAACCCTGTTTATTGCCAACCAGCACAAAATCGCTTTGATGTCTTCATCGCAGTCATTGCCTAAATTGCATTGATCGTCTACCTGTCTTCATTGTCTTCATTGTCTTCATTGTCTTCATTGTCTTCATTGTCTTCATTGTCTTCATTGTCTTCATTGTCTTCATTGCATTGATTGTTTTTCTTGTTTTCATTGTTTTCATTGTTTTCATTGCATTCGCCATCGCTCAATGCAATTTTTTTCGGTTATTAGTTATTGACAGGCCTGGAAAACCTCTGATACCATCCAGCAATAAAATGGAGGGGTGCAATGCTGACCCAAGAGATTTGCGAAGCCCTACAGGCTGAACTGAGCTTCCTGACAGCGCAGCGGGTTAAATTGGAAGCCAAGATTCAGGCACTCAAGGCGATTCTAAGTCCTGCTGACGAGTTGGAACTATTTCAATCTCAGCGCACGGCGACCATGCCGCCTAAGACCGACAGCGCAAGAAGGAACGTCGCGGAAGCTCCCATGGGGCTGCGGGATAGTATCATAGCGGCGCTCAAGAAATATCCAAGTGGGCTCGATATAGCGGCACTGACAATTGAGATCGAGCGTTCAGGATTCCGTGCATCCGGCAAAACCAGCATCAAGACTCTCGTGACATCTGAGTCGTGGCGGTTGTGTAAACGCGGTACTCTTGCGAAAAAGGGCAAGAAGTACTCTCTGCCATTGTCGGAAGGAGGT
This genomic window from Terriglobia bacterium contains:
- a CDS encoding DNA adenine methylase; the protein is MAMAEAQRKPVKPFLKWPGGKRWLTRYVASALGCRGYRRYFEPFLGGGAVFFALQPEVATLSDINADLISTYIQVRCRPQELIRRLKELSVDQATYNHLRETEPRNRVDRAVRFLYLNRTSFGGIYRLNQKGRFNVPFGGGQRTPAPLWEDGLLVDASRSLRSAEICVGDFEDGLAGARGGDLVYCDPTYTVAHNNNGFVRYNERNFSWDDQRRLAALCRRLVKRGATVIVSNAANDEVLDLYRCPEVLSVSRSSTVCPRSEKRGLAKEVLLVFRS
- a CDS encoding DGQHR domain-containing protein gives rise to the protein MLKNISLVDDLRSLARRRMNPLEFKSVPASSSSELPPEEGWQVHRQGKSALRLSRPKAKSVSLEDRVWCLLYRLGFTHLSGDGGAQLELDEKSESGTYNQIDVVGLDPEVALAIECKSAEIPRKYAEFQKDLAKHALIRERFIRAVSRQFPLEYKRVPILVMFTSDLILGENDPERANKEKVVLLNEKDLDYYEHVASHLGPAAKYQLFADLLSGKQIYGLEKRIPALQSRLGKYTCYTFPIAPEYLLKIAYVSHRAKGKATDVNAYQRMIKKSRLKRIKEYINANGIFPTNIVISLEGKGTVQFEPAQNVGRKEVARPGTLILKPSYRCAWIIDGQHRLFAYSGLERAKTSHLSILAFEGLPPSKQAQLFIDINHEQKSVKRSLLQELYAELNWDAEDEEKRVTAIASKAVQALDADDESPFYGRVLLADETRTDVRCITLENLFRNLNQPGMFIVKRGVEYGPLWTGENDGTLKRTIQVINGWFGFIRNAVPDWWDAGAADSGGLSMNDGVSVCMGLLRAVFQHLSDKKHLKLIQLSTRELLEKLEPFGMALGEHFAGYSAEQRGQFRSGARGNQGLTATRRKCEKTLHDKFPDFEPHGLLEALKLQEAQTNKQAYELIQSLEPRLQQFMIDTLKQAYGVDEDRWWYEGVPEPIRKRATEQLEEAQGKGKKEHYLTLIQFRTIAESNWDLFKDTLAFGKSGNKHLKTEWMQKVNELRNVVMHPAKQQTITFEQLAQLRDYDEALTNKLKGGDTSPESEAE